GGGCTGAAACCATCGTTCCGGTCTTCCATTCCGGGGTGTGAGGGACCAATCTACCATCCGCCGGCCTCGGCTGCAACAGTCGTTCCGGCCGGGACCATCAGCGCGCAAGAATCCCCTCACGCAGCCAAACGCCCATCCTCAACGGTTTATTGCGGGCAAGTGCCCGGCCGGGCCTGCCCGCCGAGGACGACTCTTGAAATGTTCCCTTCCCCCGCGAGGATCGCCGCCAGAGGTTCCTTCCCCGGCGCGACGGGGCCGACCACGCAGAAGTCCGCCCGCAACCCCTCGGCCAGGTCCCCCAGATCGTCGGCGAACCCCAGCGCCCGCGCCCCGCGCACCGTCGCCATCTCCAGAAGCAGCCGCGGCTCCGCGTCCGCCTCCCGCGCCGCGACGTACCGCATCTCGTCCAGGATTGACAGGCTCGGGCTCGACGCCAGGCTGTCCGTCCCCAGGCACACGTTCGCCCCCGCCGCGAGCAGCCGCCGCCACGGATGGTCCGCGTGCCCGAAGAACGCGTGGCTCCTCGGGCAATAGGCGACGCTCGAACCGCTCCGCGCAAGAATCCAGATCTCTTCATCCGTCAGATAGTTGCCGTGCGCCACGAGGACCGGGCCCGTGAAAAATCCCGCCTCCGCCAGCGCCGGGATCGGACGCTTCCCGAGCGGCGCCAGGTCCTTCGGCAAGAACCGCACGAGCGAGAGCCACTTGTGAAGGTCCCCTTGGCCGCTGCGCGTAAACTCAATCTCGTCCAGCGTCTCGTGCAGGTGGGCCGAAACGGGCCAGCCCCGCGCGTCCGCCTCCCGGCGAGCCCGCATAAAATCCTCGATGCCGAGCGTGTACGGAGCGTGCGGCGCCAGGCCCACCTCCAGGCCCGTTTGCGCCTTCAGGGCCTCCAGGTCCGCGATCCGTTCCTCTGTGAACTTCCGGCCGGCCTCGCCGAAGCGCAGCACCTCGCCGAAGACCCGCCAGCGGAGCGGGCCGCCGGCCAGCGCGTCGTCGAAGGCCGGCTCCGTCGTCACGTCCGCCCCCGCCACGGTCCCGGCCGCGAGGCTTTCCTCCGTCCCCTGCCGGACCGCCCGGCGAATCGCGCCCTTCGTCCGCGCCAGACGCCGCGCCGTCAGCCGGCCGATCCACGCCGCGAAGTGCTTCGTCGGCCGGAGCCTCCCCTTCATGTCCGACAGCGACAGGTGTGTGTGCCCGTTCACCAATCCGGGGAGGAGGGCCGAGTCGTCGAAATGCTTCACCCCGTCCTTCAGGCCGACGTGCGGTTGGAGCCGCGACCACCGACCCACGCGCGCGATCCGACCGTCGGCACACACGACGGCCCCGTCCTCGATGGGCCCCTCTCGGTTTGAGATGACCCAGCGGGCGCGATAGACGGCGGCGGATGAAGCCATGGATTGCCGTCCCGTTCGCGGGGCGCCGCCCCTTGAAGGTCTCGCTCCGTGCGTCAATGACGAATGACGAAACCCGAATGTCGAATGAATTCCGAATGACGAAATCCGAACCGCGCCTGCAGTATTTTGTCATTCGGGCTTCGGATTTGATTCGTCATTCGGATTTCGCCATTCGGATTTGTCCTACGTCGTGTATTCGGCGTTGATCTTGACGTAATCGTACGACAGGTCGCACGTCAGGCACCGCGCTTCGCCCCGCCCGGCCCCGAGGTCGAGGTGGACGGCGATCTCGCGGGCCTTCATCACCTTCCCGAGGGCCTTCCGGTCCGCCCCGACGGGCGTTCCCCGCTCGAAAATGACCACGTCGCCCAGCACGAGGCGCATCGAGTCGCCCGTGCTCGAGATGCCGGCGGCGCCGGCGGCCGAGACGATCCGCCCCCAGTTCGGGTCCTCCCCGAAAAACGCGCATTTGACGAGCGGGCTGTCCGCGATCGCACGGGCCGCTCGCCGCGCTTCCGCCTCACTCGCCGCACCCGTCACGCGGATGTCAATCACCTTCGTTCCGCCCTCCGCGTCCGCCGCAATCTGGTGCGCGAGGCTCGCGCACACGGCCGTGAGGGCCGCCTCGAATGCCGTCGCCTCGGCCGACCCGTCCGCGATCGGCCCCGCGCCCTTCATCGCCAGCCCGCTCGCCAGCAGCACCATCGTGTCGCTCGTGGACATGTGCCCGTCCACCGTGAGGCAGTTGAAGGTCGCCCCGGCCGCCCGGACGAGCATGGCCCGCAGGACCGCCGGTTCGACCGCCGCGTCCGTCGCCAGAAACGCCAGCGTCGTCGCCATGTTCGGCGCGATCATCCCGACCCCTTTCGCCGCTCCGCCGATCGTCACCGTTCGCCCGGCGATGCGGACCCGCGTCCCGGCCTGTTTCGGGCGCGTGTCGGTCGTCAGGATCGCCCGCGCGAAGGCCGCGTTGGCCTTGGGACCTGCCCCCAGGGCCGCCAGGGCCTTGGGGATTCCTGCCCGGACCTTCTCCATCGGCAGGAAGTGCCCGATGACGCCGGTCGACGCCACCAGCACCGCCTCCGACGGGCACCCGATCTGGCGCGCCACAAGGCCCGTCATCTCCTTGGCGTCGGCCAGGCCGCGCGCGCCCGTGCAGACGTTCGAGTTTCCGCTGGAGGCCACCACCCCGCGCATCGTCTGCCGCTTCGCCAGGTGCGCCCGGCTCACCTGGACCGGCGCGCCGGTCACCTGGTTGGTGGTGAAGACGGCGGCGGCGCTGGCCTCGGTTTCGCACACCAGGACCGCGAGGTCGGGCTTTCCGCTCGCCTTGATGCCGCAGGTCGCGGCCCCTGCGCGGAACCCCTTGGCCGACGTCACGCCGATCTTCGGATCCACCTTCGTCTGCTTCGCCCCGGTCATTTCAGACCCGCCGTTTCCTCGTGCCCGAACATCAGGTTCATGTTCTGAAGCGCCTGCCCCGCCGCACCCTTCGTCAGGTTGTCCACGACGGCGCTGATGACGGCCCGGCCGCCGACGGCCGTCGGGTAGATGTGGACGTAATTCGTTCCCGCGACGTGCTTCGTGGCGGGCGGCTCGGAGCGGACGACGACGAAAGGCTCGTCGTCGTACGCGTCGTGGTACATCTCGGCCACGTCCTTCGGCGCGATCTCGGACAACAGACGCGCGTAGATCGTCGACTCGATGCCACGGTCCATCGGCGCCAGGTGCGGCACAAAAAGCACGTCCACGCTCGTCTTGCCGATGAGCGAGAGTTGCTCGGCGATCTCCGGCTGGTGCCGGTGCGTCCCGATCGCGTACGCCTGGAGCGACTCGTTGCACTCCGGGTAATGCGTCAGGAGTTTCGGCGTCCGCCCGGCGCCCGAGACGCCGCTCTTGGAGTCCACGATGATCGAGTTCGGCGCCACGAGGCCTTGCCGCACCAGCGGCGCCAGGCCCAGGATCGCGCTCGTCGGATAGCACCCGGGGTTCGCAATCAGCCGCGCTTTGCGAATCTCCTCGCGGTACAGTTCCGGCATGCCGTAAACGGCGTGCTTGAGGTTCGCCTCATCGGCCGGGTGGCCGTACACCTTCTCGTAAAGGCCGGGCGTCTTCAGGCGATAGTCCGCCGAAAAGTCGATCACCCGCAGGCCCGCCGCAAGGAGCGGCGGGACGTACTGGAGGCTGACGCAGTGCGGCAGGGCGAGAAAGACGACGTCGCACGCGCCCGCGAGGCGCTTCGGGTCGGTCGGTTTGACCTCCAGGTCGATCCGTCCGGCGAACTGGGGAAAGATTTTCGCCAACGGCCCGCACTTCTCGGGCAGGTCCGCCAGTGCGACGATCTTCGCCTCCGGATGCCCCAAAAGCAGCCGCAGGAGGTCCCCCGCGGCATACCCGCTCGCTCCGATGATCCCGACGCGTGTCATCTGATTCCGCCTCCGCCTTTGTGGTTAATGGTGCGCAAGTGCCGTTTGCCCCGCGGCCGGGGGGCCGCCCGAGCGCCAAGCATTGTAAGGTCCCGCCCGGGGCCTGTCACGCGGAACGTGCGAGCAAAAAAGCGAGCGGCCCGGACGCCCGAGCCGCTCGTTCGAAATCCCGCCTGAATACCCGTCAGCGCTTGGAGAACTGGAACCGCCCGCGGGCGCCCTTCTGGCCGTATTTCTTGCGTTCCACCATCCGCGGGTCGCGCGTCAGGAACTGGCCGGCGCGAAGGATCGGCTCGAGGCTCGAATCCACCTGCCTCAGGGCCCGCGCGATGCCGAGTTTCACCGCATCGGCCTGGCCCGTCGGCCCGCCGCCCTTGACGTTCACCGAGATGTCGTAGCCTTGCGTCTGCTTCGTCGCCACCAGCGGGCTCAGGACGCTCCGCCGGTCCTTCGCCTCCTTGAAGTATTCGTCGACCGGCCGGCCGTTGATGACGAGTTGCCCTTCGCCCGGCAAGAGCCGGACGCGGGCGACGGCCGTCTTACGCCGACCGACGCCCCAGATTGGGTTGGCCTTCGTGATTTCCGTTGGCGCCTGCGACACGGTCTTGCGCTCCTACAGTTTGAGTTCCTGAGGTTGCTGGGCCTGGTGCGGATGCTCCGCCCCCGCATAGACCTTCAGTTTGGCGAACATCTGCCGGCCGAGGCGGCCCTTCGGCATCATCCGCCGAACCGCCAGTTCCACCGGCTGCGTCGGATGCTTCTCCATCATCCTCTCGAACGACACCGTCTTGTGCCCGCCCGGATAGTACGTGTACCAGTCGTACTCCTTCTGGCGGGCCTTTGAGCCCGTCAGGCGGATTTTCTCGGCATGGATGACGACGACGTAATCGCCGGTGTCCTGGTTCGGCGTGTAGGACGGGCGGTGTTTGCCCATCAGGATCGGCGCGATCTTCGCCGCCAGCCGGCCCAGCACCTGGTCCGTCGCGTCCACGACCCACCACGTCCGGTCCACCTGCTCCGGCTTGAGGAATTGTGTTTTCGTGTTCATCGCGTCGCTTTCGACTTCCGCCCCATGGCCCCACCCGGACCGCACCCGCAAGGAGCAGGCCCGCCGGGGGCTGAAAGGGGCGGCGGGCCAACAAGGCGGTCCCGCCAGCCCCGGCACAAGACCCGCAGTATAGAAGGACCCCGCCTGGCTGTCAAGCCCGAAACCCCGGCGGGTAGCGTCAAGTATTGTGTGTGATTTCGGGAAGCAGGTGCCAGCGGAGGAGTTGGCCGAAGACGGTCGGCCATCGTCGTCCTCCCTCGCCCCCCCGTTCGCGACATTCTACGGGCACGCCTGCGCGCGGGGCAGTATAATCCGCCTCCAGCTTTAGGACGACGCCATGGCCGAGACCGAAAAACGCCCCCGCTTCTTCGTGCCGGACCTCCCGGCTGAGGCGCCCGCCCGCGCCGAATTGCCCCCCGCCGAAGCCCACCACGCCCTGCACGTGCTTCGGCTGCGGGCCGGAGCGGCGGTGGAACTGTTCGACGGTCGCGGCCGGCGGGCCGAGGGACGCATCGCCGACGCCGACCGCCGACGCGTCGCGGTCGCGGTCGAACGGGCGTGGACCGAGAGCCGGCCGGCCCCCGGCGCGCCGGGGCTCGTCCATCTCGCGTTTGCCGTCCCGAAAGGGAGCCGGGCCGACTGGCTCGTCGAGAAGGCGACGGAACTCGGCCTGGCGTCGCTTCGGCCCACGATCTTCGAGCGGAGCGTCGCCGGAAAGGAACCTCTCTCCGCCGCCAAGCGCGAGCGATGGCTCGGCCACTGCGCGGCCGCGGCCAAGCAGGCCCAGGTCAACTGGCTGCCGGCCATCGAGGACGCCGCCCCGCTCGGCGACGTCCTCGCGCGGGCATCCGGCGCGCTTATCCTTGTCGGCGACACGACCGCCGACGCCATGCCGGTGCTCGAAGCGATGGCACGCCGCGCGGACGAGGAGATCCTTCTCGTCGTCGGACCCGAAGGCGGTCTTGCGGAAGGGGAGCGCGCGCTCCTGCGCGCGGCGGGGGCGGTTGCGGTGCGGCTCGGGCGGTCGGTGCTTCGCGTGGAGACGGCCGCGATTGCACTCGCGGCCGCGGTGATCGCGTCAGCCGAGGGCGCGGCGCCGCGCGGTGGGACGTGACCCGCCGCGTCCGCGGCGGGCTCGGGCGTTGGCTAAGCCGCAAGCGGCTTACGCCACGCCGAGGAGGATTTCCGTGAGGCGCTGGTCGATCCGCTCGTAGAGGAGCGGGCGTTTTGCCAGCGCGTCGGGGTCCAACTTCGCTTTGCGCAGCCGGTCGGCGGCCTTCGAGGAATAAGCGCCGAGCAACTCGTTATACTCCGCGCCCGGCGCGTTGTGCAGTTCCTCGAGCATCGCGCAGAGTTGCACGTCGGCGTTCACCTCGTCCACCTTGATCTCGAGGGCCTTGTACGCCCGCATGCACCGCTCGACGAAGTCCCACGGGTCCGCCTCCGTCCGGTACGGATGCGCATCGAAGGTCTTGCAGCCGGCGTACCCGTAGTCGGAAAGCAACTTGACGAC
Above is a genomic segment from Planctomycetota bacterium containing:
- a CDS encoding 16S rRNA (uracil(1498)-N(3))-methyltransferase, coding for MAETEKRPRFFVPDLPAEAPARAELPPAEAHHALHVLRLRAGAAVELFDGRGRRAEGRIADADRRRVAVAVERAWTESRPAPGAPGLVHLAFAVPKGSRADWLVEKATELGLASLRPTIFERSVAGKEPLSAAKRERWLGHCAAAAKQAQVNWLPAIEDAAPLGDVLARASGALILVGDTTADAMPVLEAMARRADEEILLVVGPEGGLAEGERALLRAAGAVAVRLGRSVLRVETAAIALAAAVIASAEGAAPRGGT
- the rpsI gene encoding 30S ribosomal protein S9 translates to MWGVGRRKTAVARVRLLPGEGQLVINGRPVDEYFKEAKDRRSVLSPLVATKQTQGYDISVNVKGGGPTGQADAVKLGIARALRQVDSSLEPILRAGQFLTRDPRMVERKKYGQKGARGRFQFSKR
- the rplM gene encoding 50S ribosomal protein L13, which codes for MNTKTQFLKPEQVDRTWWVVDATDQVLGRLAAKIAPILMGKHRPSYTPNQDTGDYVVVIHAEKIRLTGSKARQKEYDWYTYYPGGHKTVSFERMMEKHPTQPVELAVRRMMPKGRLGRQMFAKLKVYAGAEHPHQAQQPQELKL
- a CDS encoding amidohydrolase family protein, with product MASSAAVYRARWVISNREGPIEDGAVVCADGRIARVGRWSRLQPHVGLKDGVKHFDDSALLPGLVNGHTHLSLSDMKGRLRPTKHFAAWIGRLTARRLARTKGAIRRAVRQGTEESLAAGTVAGADVTTEPAFDDALAGGPLRWRVFGEVLRFGEAGRKFTEERIADLEALKAQTGLEVGLAPHAPYTLGIEDFMRARREADARGWPVSAHLHETLDEIEFTRSGQGDLHKWLSLVRFLPKDLAPLGKRPIPALAEAGFFTGPVLVAHGNYLTDEEIWILARSGSSVAYCPRSHAFFGHADHPWRRLLAAGANVCLGTDSLASSPSLSILDEMRYVAAREADAEPRLLLEMATVRGARALGFADDLGDLAEGLRADFCVVGPVAPGKEPLAAILAGEGNISRVVLGGQARPGTCPQ
- the argC gene encoding N-acetyl-gamma-glutamyl-phosphate reductase; protein product: MTRVGIIGASGYAAGDLLRLLLGHPEAKIVALADLPEKCGPLAKIFPQFAGRIDLEVKPTDPKRLAGACDVVFLALPHCVSLQYVPPLLAAGLRVIDFSADYRLKTPGLYEKVYGHPADEANLKHAVYGMPELYREEIRKARLIANPGCYPTSAILGLAPLVRQGLVAPNSIIVDSKSGVSGAGRTPKLLTHYPECNESLQAYAIGTHRHQPEIAEQLSLIGKTSVDVLFVPHLAPMDRGIESTIYARLLSEIAPKDVAEMYHDAYDDEPFVVVRSEPPATKHVAGTNYVHIYPTAVGGRAVISAVVDNLTKGAAGQALQNMNLMFGHEETAGLK
- the argJ gene encoding bifunctional glutamate N-acetyltransferase/amino-acid acetyltransferase ArgJ, encoding MTGAKQTKVDPKIGVTSAKGFRAGAATCGIKASGKPDLAVLVCETEASAAAVFTTNQVTGAPVQVSRAHLAKRQTMRGVVASSGNSNVCTGARGLADAKEMTGLVARQIGCPSEAVLVASTGVIGHFLPMEKVRAGIPKALAALGAGPKANAAFARAILTTDTRPKQAGTRVRIAGRTVTIGGAAKGVGMIAPNMATTLAFLATDAAVEPAVLRAMLVRAAGATFNCLTVDGHMSTSDTMVLLASGLAMKGAGPIADGSAEATAFEAALTAVCASLAHQIAADAEGGTKVIDIRVTGAASEAEARRAARAIADSPLVKCAFFGEDPNWGRIVSAAGAAGISSTGDSMRLVLGDVVIFERGTPVGADRKALGKVMKAREIAVHLDLGAGRGEARCLTCDLSYDYVKINAEYTT